The DNA window CCGGGCGTGCTCCCGGGCCAGTCCCGGCACCGGCCCGGCCCGCGCCTCGGCCCGCTGGAGGCCCGCCACTCCGGCTCCCGCGCAGGCACACAGCAGGGCCACGGCCACGGCCGGGGCGCCCCGCCACCGGGGCCCCGGGCTCCGGCACCCGGTTAGGAGCAGCAGCCCCGCTCCGGCCACGCCCAGCCCCACCCCGACGGCGGTCGCTCCCGCGGGCGCGTCCAGGGCGAGCGCGGCCGCCGCCCAGGCGGCCAGGGCCGGCGCGGCCAGGCGGAGGTCCGCGGGCCCCGCGCCCTCGGGGCGGTTCACGGCCGCACCAGCGTGCGCAGGTCGGCGAAGCGCCGCTCGCCGATGCCGTTGACCTGGCGGAGCTCCTCCACGGAGCGGAAGCCGCCGCGGGCGGTGCGGAAGTCCACGATGTGCTGCGCCAGCACCGGGCCGACGCCCGGCAGCCCGTCCAGCTGCTCGACGGTGGCCGAACCGAGGCTGAGCGGGCCCGGGCTCGGCCCGCCCCCGCCGCCGCCGTTCGGGGGAGGCGGGGCGGGGGCTCCCACCAGTACCTGCTCACCGTCCACCAGGACCCGGGCCCGGTTCAGCGCGGTGGTGTCCGTGCCGGGCCTTACCCCTCCTGCCGCGGCCAGCGCGTCCTCGACCCGCGAACCGGCGGGCAGCCGGCGCACGCCCGGGTCCCGGACCTTGCCGCCGATGTCGACGACGATCCGCGTGGGGGCTCCGGCCGGGGCCTGAGTCGCAGGCGCCGCGGCCGGGGCGGTCACCGCGGGCGCGGTGACCGGCCGGGGCCGGGCGGACCAGAACTGCTGCGCGGCGATCCCGACCGCGACGGCCAGCACCACCCCGACGGCGGCCACCGTACGCGGCTCCACCCCGCAGCGAGCCTGCAACCACACCGGCACCCGCTCCCGCAGCGCAAGCCTCCGCGCGACCCCGGGCGCCGGCCCGGCCGTCTCCCCGGCCGGGGAGACGGCGTCCGCCCGGGGCGGAGGGCCGGGGTCCGCCATGGCTGCGGACCCGGGAGCAGCCCCGGCCGGAGGCCCGGTATCCACCCCGCTCACGGGCCCGGCAGCAGCCCCGGCCGCGAGCCCGGGTTCCACCTCGGGCGGGGCCTCGGGATCCATCCCGGCGGAGTGGTCCTGGCCGAGCCTGGCCGAGCCCCGGGGAGCCACCCCAACCGGGGACCCGGGGCCCGCCCCAGCCTGAGACCGGGGTTCCGCCTCGGGAGGAGCTTCAGGGGTCACCTCGGGCGGGAGTGGCGGGCTGCTGCCGCCCAGTAGGGCTTCGGCCCGGCGGC is part of the Streptomyces subrutilus genome and encodes:
- a CDS encoding helix-hairpin-helix domain-containing protein; the encoded protein is MADPGPPPRADAVSPAGETAGPAPGVARRLALRERVPVWLQARCGVEPRTVAAVGVVLAVAVGIAAQQFWSARPRPVTAPAVTAPAAAPATQAPAGAPTRIVVDIGGKVRDPGVRRLPAGSRVEDALAAAGGVRPGTDTTALNRARVLVDGEQVLVGAPAPPPPNGGGGGGPSPGPLSLGSATVEQLDGLPGVGPVLAQHIVDFRTARGGFRSVEELRQVNGIGERRFADLRTLVRP